A single genomic interval of Fibrobacter sp. UWT2 harbors:
- a CDS encoding adenine-specific methyltransferase EcoRI family protein produces MPTRIERIQKSKRNAEDEFYTIYADIAAELPNYRAQLKGKRVLCPCDWDESFEQQIVYSDGSEVRSPDLFNNLNFVKDINIDETRKSFEKKIDLIKCNFIKFLVSHADAYKIKSISVSGFNPAMQKGIRFQDIDYSNYDVVITNPPFSQFREFIDTMFKNKMQFLVIGPQNAITYKECFKYIYENKMWIGYHFHMTGFDRPDGTHIPKNDNKVRSCCWFTNMEVSLRHDEMILTEEYSPERYPKYVNYDAIHVKETNLIPYDYPDEMSVPITFLQKYNPEQFEILGCSGTLAKPMREIAEKGEYQQGGAAFYRLCPDGKYKYHREFPRIVVKNKKVRHDED; encoded by the coding sequence ATGCCGACAAGAATTGAGCGTATTCAAAAATCAAAAAGAAATGCAGAAGATGAATTCTATACGATATATGCAGATATTGCTGCAGAACTGCCGAATTATAGGGCTCAATTAAAGGGGAAACGTGTTTTATGCCCTTGCGATTGGGATGAGTCTTTTGAACAGCAAATTGTCTATAGTGACGGAAGTGAGGTCCGCTCGCCCGATTTGTTCAACAACTTAAATTTTGTCAAAGATATCAATATCGATGAAACACGAAAGTCCTTTGAGAAAAAAATTGATTTAATAAAATGCAATTTCATAAAATTTTTGGTGTCTCATGCTGATGCATATAAAATAAAGTCTATATCTGTTAGCGGTTTTAATCCTGCAATGCAAAAGGGCATTCGCTTTCAAGATATCGATTATTCAAATTATGATGTGGTTATTACGAATCCTCCTTTTTCTCAATTTCGGGAATTTATTGACACAATGTTTAAAAATAAGATGCAGTTTCTTGTAATAGGACCGCAAAACGCAATTACATATAAAGAATGTTTCAAATACATTTATGAAAATAAAATGTGGATAGGTTATCATTTCCATATGACAGGGTTTGACCGTCCTGATGGAACACATATTCCTAAAAACGATAATAAAGTTCGGTCTTGTTGCTGGTTTACAAATATGGAAGTTTCTTTAAGACATGATGAAATGATTTTGACGGAAGAATATTCTCCTGAAAGGTATCCAAAGTATGTCAACTATGATGCTATTCATGTGAAAGAGACTAATCTTATTCCGTACGATTATCCAGATGAAATGAGCGTTCCTATTACATTTCTTCAGAAATATAATCCTGAACAATTTGAAATACTAGGCTGTAGTGGTACATTGGCAAAACCGATGAGAGAAATTGCTGAAAAAGGGGAATATCAGCAAGGAGGGGCGGCTTTTTACAGATTGTGTCCGGATGGAAAGTATAAATACCATCGAGAATTTCCAAGAATTGTCGTGAAAAATAAGAAGGTTCGTCATGATGAAGATTAA
- a CDS encoding DUF262 domain-containing protein, translated as MMKIKELYEKIRDGIIISDIDLQREIIYNTEKQQLVIDSILNQVPLPAFYLWKNEDEKLEVLDGKQRIESIKKFIENDLMYNDKIWKQTDRETQDKFNSTELSVIVCSGSEDLKRKIFNRINTLGVPLSPYEVLNGLYNGEYLRGVTSYISQDKDALKVLGPNNRGKNQMKVLKYICNLRNVKELDDYVKTNQSKSFADDQRLIMKNLKFIREVFDDYGYLDILFNLSIKYAKDLTIWKEHKSDINIRIKRYLKSDDAKFTDKAVEIENIIQAIVQGISVDDKRLFTVDDKRELLAQKECQENKYQCECCKKWFYKEELQVDHIEPWSKGGRTVLSNAQLLCGPCNRKKGNI; from the coding sequence ATGATGAAGATTAAAGAACTTTACGAGAAAATTCGCGATGGAATCATCATCAGTGATATTGATTTGCAACGCGAAATCATCTATAACACGGAAAAACAACAACTTGTAATTGATAGCATCTTAAATCAAGTGCCGCTTCCTGCTTTTTATCTTTGGAAAAACGAAGATGAAAAGTTAGAGGTGTTGGACGGCAAGCAGAGAATCGAATCAATAAAGAAGTTTATAGAAAATGATTTGATGTATAATGATAAAATTTGGAAGCAGACGGATCGTGAAACGCAGGATAAATTTAATTCCACAGAACTTAGTGTGATTGTTTGTTCGGGTTCAGAAGATCTTAAAAGAAAGATATTTAATCGCATAAATACTTTAGGTGTTCCGCTTAGTCCTTATGAGGTGTTGAATGGGCTGTATAATGGAGAGTATTTACGAGGTGTAACGAGTTATATAAGTCAAGACAAAGATGCTCTTAAAGTACTCGGACCTAATAACCGAGGAAAGAACCAAATGAAGGTTCTAAAATACATTTGCAATCTTCGCAATGTTAAGGAACTAGATGATTATGTAAAAACGAACCAGAGCAAATCTTTTGCTGATGACCAAAGACTGATAATGAAAAATCTCAAATTTATTCGGGAAGTCTTTGACGATTATGGATACTTGGACATCCTTTTCAATCTATCAATAAAATACGCAAAAGATCTGACTATTTGGAAAGAACACAAATCAGATATAAATATACGCATAAAGCGTTATTTAAAAAGTGACGATGCGAAATTTACGGACAAGGCTGTTGAAATAGAGAATATTATCCAGGCAATTGTTCAAGGCATTAGTGTCGATGACAAAAGGTTGTTTACTGTGGATGATAAACGGGAACTGCTTGCTCAAAAAGAATGTCAAGAAAATAAGTATCAGTGTGAATGTTGCAAAAAATGGTTTTATAAAGAAGAACTACAAGTGGATCATATAGAACCTTGGTCTAAAGGCGGTCGAACCGTTTTGTCAAATGCTCAGTTACTTTGTGGTCCCTGCAATAGGAAGAAAGGGAATATTTAG